One genomic segment of Sebastes fasciatus isolate fSebFas1 chromosome 17, fSebFas1.pri, whole genome shotgun sequence includes these proteins:
- the ago4 gene encoding protein argonaute-4 isoform X3: MEALGPDKPSHIMGISEKTSTGETADHQTRPPAPPSLFQPPRRPGLGTVGKPIRLLANHFQVQIPKIDVYHYDIDIKPEKRPRRVNREVVDTMVRHFKMQIFGDRQPGYDGKRNMYTAHPLPIGRDRVDLEVTLPGEGKDQTFKVSLQWVSVVSLQMLLEALSGHLNEVPEDSVQALDVITRHLPSMRYTPVGRSFFSPPEGYYHPLGGGREVWFGFHQSVRPAMWNMMLNIDVSATAFYRAQPVIEFMCEVLDIQNINEQTKPLTDSQRVKFTKEIRGLKVEVTHCGQMKRKYRVCNVTRRPASHQTFPLQLENGQAMECTVAQYFKQKYNLQLKYPHLPCLQVGQEQKHTYLPLEVCNIVAGQRCIKKLTDNQTSTMIKATARSAPDRQEEISRLVKSNSMVGGPDPYLKEFGIVVHNDMTEVTGRVLPAPMLQYGGRVSTDTGRDCGRNKTVATPNQGVWDMRGKQFYAGIEIKVWAVACFAPQKQCREDLLKSFTDQLRKISKDAGMPIQGQPCFCKYAQGADSVEPMFKHLKMSYVGLQLIVVILPGKTPVYAEVKRVGDTLLGMATQCVQVKNVVKTSPQTLSNLCLKINAKLGGINNVLVPHQRPSVFQQPVIFLGADVTHPPAGDGKKPSIAAVVGSMDGHPSRYCATVRVQTSRQDISQVTECPTPPSHQEQLFSQEVIQDLTNMVRELLIQFYKSTRFKPTRIIYYRGGVSEGQMKQVAWPELIAIRKACISLEEDYRPGITYIVVQKRHHTRLFCSDKAERVGKSGNVPAGTTVDSTITHPSEFDFYLCSHAGIQGTSRPSHYHVLWDDNCFTADELQLLTYQLCHTYVRCTRSVSIPAPAYYARLVAFRARYHLVDKDHDSAEGSHVSGQSNGRDPQALAKAVQIHYDTQHTMYFA, translated from the exons ACAAGCCATCACACATAATgggaatatccgagaagacTTCTACGGGGGAAACGGCTGATCATCAGACac GCCCGCCCgcccctccctctctgtttcaGCCTCCGCGGCGTCCCGGCCTCGGCACGGTGGGGAAACCCATCCGGCTCCTTGCGAACCACTTCCAGGTGCAGATTCCCAAGATTGATGTCTATCACTATGATATCGACATCAAGCCTGAGAAACGGCCTCGGAGGGTCAACAG GGAAGTGGTGGACACCATGGTACGGCACTTCAAGATGCAGATCTTTGGAGATCGACAACCTGGCTACGACGGGAAGAGGAACATGTACACAGCACATCCACTGCCAATTGGGAGAGATAGG GTGGATCTGGAGGTGACTCTGCCTGGTGAGGGTAAAGATCAAACGTTCAAGGTGTCTTTGCAGTGGGTGTCTGTGGTCAGTCTTCAGATGCTGCTGGAAGCCCTGTCGGGTCACCTTAACGAGGTCCCCGAAGATTCGGTTCAGGCTCTGGATGTCATCACACGGCATCTGCCCTCCATGAG GTATACTCCTGTGGGGCGTTCGTTTTTCTCCCCTCCGGAGGGCTACTATCATCCTCTGGGTGGAGGCAGGGAGGTGTGGTTTGGTTTCCATCAGTCTGTCCGTCCTGCCATGTGGAACATGATGCTCAACATCGACG TGTCAGCCACCGCTTTCTACCGCGCCCAGCCTGTGATCGAGTTCATGTGCGAGGTGCTAGATATACAGAACATCAACGAACAGACCAAACCACTGACGGACTCGCAGCGCGTCAAATTCACAAAGGAAATAAGAG gtttgaaagtggaggTCACACACTGTGGTCAAATGAAGAGGAAGTACCGTGTGTGCAATGTTACACGCCGACCTGCCAGCCACCAAAC GTTCCCGTTACAACTTGAGAACGGCCAAGCCATGGAGTGTACAGTAGCGCAGTATTTCAAGCAGAAGTACAATCTGCAGCTCAAATATCCACATTTACCGTGTCTGCAAGTAGGGCAGGAACAGAAGCACACCTACCTTCCCCTGGAG GTCTGTAACATAGTAGCAGGCCAGCGCTGTATCAAGAAACTGACCGACAACCAGACGTCCACCATGATCAAAGCTACAGCTCGCTCAGCCCccgacagacaggaagagatcAGCAGACTG GTCAAAAGCAACAGCATGGTCGGGGGCCCGGACCCCTACCTGAAGGAATTTGGCATTGTGGTTCACAATGACATGACAGAAGTGACGGGGCGTGTCCTCCCAGCGCCCATGCTGCAGTATGGGGGCCGGGTGAGTACAGACACAGGGCGGGACTGTGGCAGG AACAAAACCGTGGCCACGCCCAACCAGGGCGTGTGGGACATGAGGGGGAAGCAGTTCTACGCCGGCATCGAGATCAAGGTCTGGGCTGTGGCCTGCTTCGCCCCGCAGAAACAGTGTCGAGAGGACCTGCTAAA GAGCTTCACTGACCAGTTGCGAAAGATCTCCAAGGATGCCGGGATGCCCATTCAAGGCCAGCCATGTTTCTGTAAATACGCCCAAGGAGCTGACAGTGTGGAGCCCATGTTCAAACACCTCAAGATGTCTTATGTAGGTCTGCAGCTGATTGTGGTCATCCTGCCTGGCAAAACACCAGTCTATG CTGAGGTGAAGCGGGTTGGCGACACCCTCCTTGGCATGGCAACCCAGTGTGTGCAGGTGAAGAACGTAGTGAAGACGTCCCCCCAGACCCTCTCCAACCTGTGCCTCAAGATCAACGCCAAGCTCGGAGGCATCAACAACGTCCTGGTGCCTCATCAGAG GCCCTCTGTGTTTCAGCAGCCCGTCATCTTCCTGGGTGCGGATGTCACACATCCTCCAGCGGGTGACGGGAAGAAGCCGTCCATCGCGGCGGTGGTGGGCAGCATGGACGGCCACCCCAGCCGATACTGCGCCACGGTGCGAGTCCAGACGTCTAGACAAGACATATCGCAGGTAACAGAG TGCCCTACTCCTCCGTCTCATCAGGAGCAACTCTTCAGCCAGGAAGTAATCCAAGATTTGACCAACATGGTGCGAGAGCTGCTCATCCAGTTCTACAAGTCCACGCGTTTTAAGCCCACACGAATCATTTATTATCGCGGCGGCGTGTCTGAGGGACAAATGAAACAG GTGGCGTGGCCGGAGCTGATAGCCATCAGGAAAGCCTGCATCAGTCTGGAGGAAGATTACAGACCGGGCATTACCTACATCGTGGTTCAGAAACGTCACCACACTCGTCTGTTCTGCTCTGACAAAGCTGAGAGG GTGGGGAAGAGCGGTAACGTCCCAGCAGGCACCACGGTGGACAGCACTATCACACACCCGTCCGAGTTCGACTTCTACCTGTGCAGCCATGCTGGAATTCAG GGAACCAGTCGTCCCTCCCACTACCACGTCCTGTGGGATGACAACTGTTTCACGGCCGACGAACTGCAGCTCCTCACCTACCAGCTGTGCCACACCTACGTCCGCTGCACGCGCTCCGTTTCCATCCCGGCACCAGCCTACTACGCCAGGCTAGTGGCTTTCCGAGCCCGCTATCACCTGGTGGACAAAGACCATGACAG TGCTGAAGGAAGCCACGTGTCGGGCCAGAGTAACGGCCGGGACCCCCAGGCGTTGGCCAAGGCAGTTCAGATCCACTATGACACCCAGCACACCATGTACTTCGCCTGA
- the ago4 gene encoding protein argonaute-4 isoform X6, which produces MEALGPDKPSHIMGISEKTSTGETADHQTRPPAPPSLFQPPRRPGLGTVGKPIRLLANHFQVQIPKIDVYHYDIDIKPEKRPRRVNREVVDTMVRHFKMQIFGDRQPGYDGKRNMYTAHPLPIGRDRVDLEVTLPGEGKDQTFKVSLQWVSVVSLQMLLEALSGHLNEVPEDSVQALDVITRHLPSMRYTPVGRSFFSPPEGYYHPLGGGREVWFGFHQSVRPAMWNMMLNIDVSATAFYRAQPVIEFMCEVLDIQNINEQTKPLTDSQRVKFTKEIRGLKVEVTHCGQMKRKYRVCNVTRRPASHQTFPLQLENGQAMECTVAQYFKQKYNLQLKYPHLPCLQVGQEQKHTYLPLEVCNIVAGQRCIKKLTDNQTSTMIKATARSAPDRQEEISRLVKSNSMVGGPDPYLKEFGIVVHNDMTEVTGRVLPAPMLQYGGRVSTDTGRDCGRGLSPQNKTVATPNQGVWDMRGKQFYAGIEIKVWAVACFAPQKQCREDLLKSFTDQLRKISKDAGMPIQGQPCFCKYAQGADSVEPMFKHLKMSYVGLQLIVVILPGKTPVYAEVKRVGDTLLGMATQCVQVKNVVKTSPQTLSNLCLKINAKLGGINNVLVPHQRPSVFQQPVIFLGADVTHPPAGDGKKPSIAAVVGSMDGHPSRYCATVRVQTSRQDISQEQLFSQEVIQDLTNMVRELLIQFYKSTRFKPTRIIYYRGGVSEGQMKQVAWPELIAIRKACISLEEDYRPGITYIVVQKRHHTRLFCSDKAERVGKSGNVPAGTTVDSTITHPSEFDFYLCSHAGIQGTSRPSHYHVLWDDNCFTADELQLLTYQLCHTYVRCTRSVSIPAPAYYARLVAFRARYHLVDKDHDSAEGSHVSGQSNGRDPQALAKAVQIHYDTQHTMYFA; this is translated from the exons ACAAGCCATCACACATAATgggaatatccgagaagacTTCTACGGGGGAAACGGCTGATCATCAGACac GCCCGCCCgcccctccctctctgtttcaGCCTCCGCGGCGTCCCGGCCTCGGCACGGTGGGGAAACCCATCCGGCTCCTTGCGAACCACTTCCAGGTGCAGATTCCCAAGATTGATGTCTATCACTATGATATCGACATCAAGCCTGAGAAACGGCCTCGGAGGGTCAACAG GGAAGTGGTGGACACCATGGTACGGCACTTCAAGATGCAGATCTTTGGAGATCGACAACCTGGCTACGACGGGAAGAGGAACATGTACACAGCACATCCACTGCCAATTGGGAGAGATAGG GTGGATCTGGAGGTGACTCTGCCTGGTGAGGGTAAAGATCAAACGTTCAAGGTGTCTTTGCAGTGGGTGTCTGTGGTCAGTCTTCAGATGCTGCTGGAAGCCCTGTCGGGTCACCTTAACGAGGTCCCCGAAGATTCGGTTCAGGCTCTGGATGTCATCACACGGCATCTGCCCTCCATGAG GTATACTCCTGTGGGGCGTTCGTTTTTCTCCCCTCCGGAGGGCTACTATCATCCTCTGGGTGGAGGCAGGGAGGTGTGGTTTGGTTTCCATCAGTCTGTCCGTCCTGCCATGTGGAACATGATGCTCAACATCGACG TGTCAGCCACCGCTTTCTACCGCGCCCAGCCTGTGATCGAGTTCATGTGCGAGGTGCTAGATATACAGAACATCAACGAACAGACCAAACCACTGACGGACTCGCAGCGCGTCAAATTCACAAAGGAAATAAGAG gtttgaaagtggaggTCACACACTGTGGTCAAATGAAGAGGAAGTACCGTGTGTGCAATGTTACACGCCGACCTGCCAGCCACCAAAC GTTCCCGTTACAACTTGAGAACGGCCAAGCCATGGAGTGTACAGTAGCGCAGTATTTCAAGCAGAAGTACAATCTGCAGCTCAAATATCCACATTTACCGTGTCTGCAAGTAGGGCAGGAACAGAAGCACACCTACCTTCCCCTGGAG GTCTGTAACATAGTAGCAGGCCAGCGCTGTATCAAGAAACTGACCGACAACCAGACGTCCACCATGATCAAAGCTACAGCTCGCTCAGCCCccgacagacaggaagagatcAGCAGACTG GTCAAAAGCAACAGCATGGTCGGGGGCCCGGACCCCTACCTGAAGGAATTTGGCATTGTGGTTCACAATGACATGACAGAAGTGACGGGGCGTGTCCTCCCAGCGCCCATGCTGCAGTATGGGGGCCGGGTGAGTACAGACACAGGGCGGGACTGTGGCAGG GGACTCTCTCCGCAGAACAAAACCGTGGCCACGCCCAACCAGGGCGTGTGGGACATGAGGGGGAAGCAGTTCTACGCCGGCATCGAGATCAAGGTCTGGGCTGTGGCCTGCTTCGCCCCGCAGAAACAGTGTCGAGAGGACCTGCTAAA GAGCTTCACTGACCAGTTGCGAAAGATCTCCAAGGATGCCGGGATGCCCATTCAAGGCCAGCCATGTTTCTGTAAATACGCCCAAGGAGCTGACAGTGTGGAGCCCATGTTCAAACACCTCAAGATGTCTTATGTAGGTCTGCAGCTGATTGTGGTCATCCTGCCTGGCAAAACACCAGTCTATG CTGAGGTGAAGCGGGTTGGCGACACCCTCCTTGGCATGGCAACCCAGTGTGTGCAGGTGAAGAACGTAGTGAAGACGTCCCCCCAGACCCTCTCCAACCTGTGCCTCAAGATCAACGCCAAGCTCGGAGGCATCAACAACGTCCTGGTGCCTCATCAGAG GCCCTCTGTGTTTCAGCAGCCCGTCATCTTCCTGGGTGCGGATGTCACACATCCTCCAGCGGGTGACGGGAAGAAGCCGTCCATCGCGGCGGTGGTGGGCAGCATGGACGGCCACCCCAGCCGATACTGCGCCACGGTGCGAGTCCAGACGTCTAGACAAGACATATCGCAG GAGCAACTCTTCAGCCAGGAAGTAATCCAAGATTTGACCAACATGGTGCGAGAGCTGCTCATCCAGTTCTACAAGTCCACGCGTTTTAAGCCCACACGAATCATTTATTATCGCGGCGGCGTGTCTGAGGGACAAATGAAACAG GTGGCGTGGCCGGAGCTGATAGCCATCAGGAAAGCCTGCATCAGTCTGGAGGAAGATTACAGACCGGGCATTACCTACATCGTGGTTCAGAAACGTCACCACACTCGTCTGTTCTGCTCTGACAAAGCTGAGAGG GTGGGGAAGAGCGGTAACGTCCCAGCAGGCACCACGGTGGACAGCACTATCACACACCCGTCCGAGTTCGACTTCTACCTGTGCAGCCATGCTGGAATTCAG GGAACCAGTCGTCCCTCCCACTACCACGTCCTGTGGGATGACAACTGTTTCACGGCCGACGAACTGCAGCTCCTCACCTACCAGCTGTGCCACACCTACGTCCGCTGCACGCGCTCCGTTTCCATCCCGGCACCAGCCTACTACGCCAGGCTAGTGGCTTTCCGAGCCCGCTATCACCTGGTGGACAAAGACCATGACAG TGCTGAAGGAAGCCACGTGTCGGGCCAGAGTAACGGCCGGGACCCCCAGGCGTTGGCCAAGGCAGTTCAGATCCACTATGACACCCAGCACACCATGTACTTCGCCTGA
- the ago4 gene encoding protein argonaute-4 isoform X2, which translates to MEALGPDKPSHIMGISEKTSTGETADHQTRPPAPPSLFQPPRRPGLGTVGKPIRLLANHFQVQIPKIDVYHYDIDIKPEKRPRRVNREVVDTMVRHFKMQIFGDRQPGYDGKRNMYTAHPLPIGRDRVDLEVTLPGEGKDQTFKVSLQWVSVVSLQMLLEALSGHLNEVPEDSVQALDVITRHLPSMRYTPVGRSFFSPPEGYYHPLGGGREVWFGFHQSVRPAMWNMMLNIDVSATAFYRAQPVIEFMCEVLDIQNINEQTKPLTDSQRVKFTKEIRGLKVEVTHCGQMKRKYRVCNVTRRPASHQTFPLQLENGQAMECTVAQYFKQKYNLQLKYPHLPCLQVGQEQKHTYLPLEVCNIVAGQRCIKKLTDNQTSTMIKATARSAPDRQEEISRLVKSNSMVGGPDPYLKEFGIVVHNDMTEVTGRVLPAPMLQYGGRVSTDTGRDCGRGLSPQNKTVATPNQGVWDMRGKQFYAGIEIKVWAVACFAPQKQCREDLLKSFTDQLRKISKDAGMPIQGQPCFCKYAQGADSVEPMFKHLKMSYVGLQLIVVILPGKTPVYAEVKRVGDTLLGMATQCVQVKNVVKTSPQTLSNLCLKINAKLGGINNVLVPHQRPSVFQQPVIFLGADVTHPPAGDGKKPSIAAVVGSMDGHPSRYCATVRVQTSRQDISQCPTPPSHQEQLFSQEVIQDLTNMVRELLIQFYKSTRFKPTRIIYYRGGVSEGQMKQVAWPELIAIRKACISLEEDYRPGITYIVVQKRHHTRLFCSDKAERVGKSGNVPAGTTVDSTITHPSEFDFYLCSHAGIQGTSRPSHYHVLWDDNCFTADELQLLTYQLCHTYVRCTRSVSIPAPAYYARLVAFRARYHLVDKDHDSAEGSHVSGQSNGRDPQALAKAVQIHYDTQHTMYFA; encoded by the exons ACAAGCCATCACACATAATgggaatatccgagaagacTTCTACGGGGGAAACGGCTGATCATCAGACac GCCCGCCCgcccctccctctctgtttcaGCCTCCGCGGCGTCCCGGCCTCGGCACGGTGGGGAAACCCATCCGGCTCCTTGCGAACCACTTCCAGGTGCAGATTCCCAAGATTGATGTCTATCACTATGATATCGACATCAAGCCTGAGAAACGGCCTCGGAGGGTCAACAG GGAAGTGGTGGACACCATGGTACGGCACTTCAAGATGCAGATCTTTGGAGATCGACAACCTGGCTACGACGGGAAGAGGAACATGTACACAGCACATCCACTGCCAATTGGGAGAGATAGG GTGGATCTGGAGGTGACTCTGCCTGGTGAGGGTAAAGATCAAACGTTCAAGGTGTCTTTGCAGTGGGTGTCTGTGGTCAGTCTTCAGATGCTGCTGGAAGCCCTGTCGGGTCACCTTAACGAGGTCCCCGAAGATTCGGTTCAGGCTCTGGATGTCATCACACGGCATCTGCCCTCCATGAG GTATACTCCTGTGGGGCGTTCGTTTTTCTCCCCTCCGGAGGGCTACTATCATCCTCTGGGTGGAGGCAGGGAGGTGTGGTTTGGTTTCCATCAGTCTGTCCGTCCTGCCATGTGGAACATGATGCTCAACATCGACG TGTCAGCCACCGCTTTCTACCGCGCCCAGCCTGTGATCGAGTTCATGTGCGAGGTGCTAGATATACAGAACATCAACGAACAGACCAAACCACTGACGGACTCGCAGCGCGTCAAATTCACAAAGGAAATAAGAG gtttgaaagtggaggTCACACACTGTGGTCAAATGAAGAGGAAGTACCGTGTGTGCAATGTTACACGCCGACCTGCCAGCCACCAAAC GTTCCCGTTACAACTTGAGAACGGCCAAGCCATGGAGTGTACAGTAGCGCAGTATTTCAAGCAGAAGTACAATCTGCAGCTCAAATATCCACATTTACCGTGTCTGCAAGTAGGGCAGGAACAGAAGCACACCTACCTTCCCCTGGAG GTCTGTAACATAGTAGCAGGCCAGCGCTGTATCAAGAAACTGACCGACAACCAGACGTCCACCATGATCAAAGCTACAGCTCGCTCAGCCCccgacagacaggaagagatcAGCAGACTG GTCAAAAGCAACAGCATGGTCGGGGGCCCGGACCCCTACCTGAAGGAATTTGGCATTGTGGTTCACAATGACATGACAGAAGTGACGGGGCGTGTCCTCCCAGCGCCCATGCTGCAGTATGGGGGCCGGGTGAGTACAGACACAGGGCGGGACTGTGGCAGG GGACTCTCTCCGCAGAACAAAACCGTGGCCACGCCCAACCAGGGCGTGTGGGACATGAGGGGGAAGCAGTTCTACGCCGGCATCGAGATCAAGGTCTGGGCTGTGGCCTGCTTCGCCCCGCAGAAACAGTGTCGAGAGGACCTGCTAAA GAGCTTCACTGACCAGTTGCGAAAGATCTCCAAGGATGCCGGGATGCCCATTCAAGGCCAGCCATGTTTCTGTAAATACGCCCAAGGAGCTGACAGTGTGGAGCCCATGTTCAAACACCTCAAGATGTCTTATGTAGGTCTGCAGCTGATTGTGGTCATCCTGCCTGGCAAAACACCAGTCTATG CTGAGGTGAAGCGGGTTGGCGACACCCTCCTTGGCATGGCAACCCAGTGTGTGCAGGTGAAGAACGTAGTGAAGACGTCCCCCCAGACCCTCTCCAACCTGTGCCTCAAGATCAACGCCAAGCTCGGAGGCATCAACAACGTCCTGGTGCCTCATCAGAG GCCCTCTGTGTTTCAGCAGCCCGTCATCTTCCTGGGTGCGGATGTCACACATCCTCCAGCGGGTGACGGGAAGAAGCCGTCCATCGCGGCGGTGGTGGGCAGCATGGACGGCCACCCCAGCCGATACTGCGCCACGGTGCGAGTCCAGACGTCTAGACAAGACATATCGCAG TGCCCTACTCCTCCGTCTCATCAGGAGCAACTCTTCAGCCAGGAAGTAATCCAAGATTTGACCAACATGGTGCGAGAGCTGCTCATCCAGTTCTACAAGTCCACGCGTTTTAAGCCCACACGAATCATTTATTATCGCGGCGGCGTGTCTGAGGGACAAATGAAACAG GTGGCGTGGCCGGAGCTGATAGCCATCAGGAAAGCCTGCATCAGTCTGGAGGAAGATTACAGACCGGGCATTACCTACATCGTGGTTCAGAAACGTCACCACACTCGTCTGTTCTGCTCTGACAAAGCTGAGAGG GTGGGGAAGAGCGGTAACGTCCCAGCAGGCACCACGGTGGACAGCACTATCACACACCCGTCCGAGTTCGACTTCTACCTGTGCAGCCATGCTGGAATTCAG GGAACCAGTCGTCCCTCCCACTACCACGTCCTGTGGGATGACAACTGTTTCACGGCCGACGAACTGCAGCTCCTCACCTACCAGCTGTGCCACACCTACGTCCGCTGCACGCGCTCCGTTTCCATCCCGGCACCAGCCTACTACGCCAGGCTAGTGGCTTTCCGAGCCCGCTATCACCTGGTGGACAAAGACCATGACAG TGCTGAAGGAAGCCACGTGTCGGGCCAGAGTAACGGCCGGGACCCCCAGGCGTTGGCCAAGGCAGTTCAGATCCACTATGACACCCAGCACACCATGTACTTCGCCTGA
- the ago4 gene encoding protein argonaute-4 isoform X5, giving the protein MEALGPDKPSHIMGISEKTSTGETADHQTRPPAPPSLFQPPRRPGLGTVGKPIRLLANHFQVQIPKIDVYHYDIDIKPEKRPRRVNREVVDTMVRHFKMQIFGDRQPGYDGKRNMYTAHPLPIGRDRVDLEVTLPGEGKDQTFKVSLQWVSVVSLQMLLEALSGHLNEVPEDSVQALDVITRHLPSMRYTPVGRSFFSPPEGYYHPLGGGREVWFGFHQSVRPAMWNMMLNIDVSATAFYRAQPVIEFMCEVLDIQNINEQTKPLTDSQRVKFTKEIRGLKVEVTHCGQMKRKYRVCNVTRRPASHQTFPLQLENGQAMECTVAQYFKQKYNLQLKYPHLPCLQVGQEQKHTYLPLEVCNIVAGQRCIKKLTDNQTSTMIKATARSAPDRQEEISRLVKSNSMVGGPDPYLKEFGIVVHNDMTEVTGRVLPAPMLQYGGRVSTDTGRDCGRGLSPQNKTVATPNQGVWDMRGKQFYAGIEIKVWAVACFAPQKQCREDLLKSFTDQLRKISKDAGMPIQGQPCFCKYAQGADSVEPMFKHLKMSYVGLQLIVVILPGKTPVYAEVKRVGDTLLGMATQCVQVKNVVKTSPQTLSNLCLKINAKLGGINNVLVPHQRPSVFQQPVIFLGADVTHPPAGDGKKPSIAAVVGSMDGHPSRYCATVRVQTSRQDISQVTEEQLFSQEVIQDLTNMVRELLIQFYKSTRFKPTRIIYYRGGVSEGQMKQVAWPELIAIRKACISLEEDYRPGITYIVVQKRHHTRLFCSDKAERVGKSGNVPAGTTVDSTITHPSEFDFYLCSHAGIQGTSRPSHYHVLWDDNCFTADELQLLTYQLCHTYVRCTRSVSIPAPAYYARLVAFRARYHLVDKDHDSAEGSHVSGQSNGRDPQALAKAVQIHYDTQHTMYFA; this is encoded by the exons ACAAGCCATCACACATAATgggaatatccgagaagacTTCTACGGGGGAAACGGCTGATCATCAGACac GCCCGCCCgcccctccctctctgtttcaGCCTCCGCGGCGTCCCGGCCTCGGCACGGTGGGGAAACCCATCCGGCTCCTTGCGAACCACTTCCAGGTGCAGATTCCCAAGATTGATGTCTATCACTATGATATCGACATCAAGCCTGAGAAACGGCCTCGGAGGGTCAACAG GGAAGTGGTGGACACCATGGTACGGCACTTCAAGATGCAGATCTTTGGAGATCGACAACCTGGCTACGACGGGAAGAGGAACATGTACACAGCACATCCACTGCCAATTGGGAGAGATAGG GTGGATCTGGAGGTGACTCTGCCTGGTGAGGGTAAAGATCAAACGTTCAAGGTGTCTTTGCAGTGGGTGTCTGTGGTCAGTCTTCAGATGCTGCTGGAAGCCCTGTCGGGTCACCTTAACGAGGTCCCCGAAGATTCGGTTCAGGCTCTGGATGTCATCACACGGCATCTGCCCTCCATGAG GTATACTCCTGTGGGGCGTTCGTTTTTCTCCCCTCCGGAGGGCTACTATCATCCTCTGGGTGGAGGCAGGGAGGTGTGGTTTGGTTTCCATCAGTCTGTCCGTCCTGCCATGTGGAACATGATGCTCAACATCGACG TGTCAGCCACCGCTTTCTACCGCGCCCAGCCTGTGATCGAGTTCATGTGCGAGGTGCTAGATATACAGAACATCAACGAACAGACCAAACCACTGACGGACTCGCAGCGCGTCAAATTCACAAAGGAAATAAGAG gtttgaaagtggaggTCACACACTGTGGTCAAATGAAGAGGAAGTACCGTGTGTGCAATGTTACACGCCGACCTGCCAGCCACCAAAC GTTCCCGTTACAACTTGAGAACGGCCAAGCCATGGAGTGTACAGTAGCGCAGTATTTCAAGCAGAAGTACAATCTGCAGCTCAAATATCCACATTTACCGTGTCTGCAAGTAGGGCAGGAACAGAAGCACACCTACCTTCCCCTGGAG GTCTGTAACATAGTAGCAGGCCAGCGCTGTATCAAGAAACTGACCGACAACCAGACGTCCACCATGATCAAAGCTACAGCTCGCTCAGCCCccgacagacaggaagagatcAGCAGACTG GTCAAAAGCAACAGCATGGTCGGGGGCCCGGACCCCTACCTGAAGGAATTTGGCATTGTGGTTCACAATGACATGACAGAAGTGACGGGGCGTGTCCTCCCAGCGCCCATGCTGCAGTATGGGGGCCGGGTGAGTACAGACACAGGGCGGGACTGTGGCAGG GGACTCTCTCCGCAGAACAAAACCGTGGCCACGCCCAACCAGGGCGTGTGGGACATGAGGGGGAAGCAGTTCTACGCCGGCATCGAGATCAAGGTCTGGGCTGTGGCCTGCTTCGCCCCGCAGAAACAGTGTCGAGAGGACCTGCTAAA GAGCTTCACTGACCAGTTGCGAAAGATCTCCAAGGATGCCGGGATGCCCATTCAAGGCCAGCCATGTTTCTGTAAATACGCCCAAGGAGCTGACAGTGTGGAGCCCATGTTCAAACACCTCAAGATGTCTTATGTAGGTCTGCAGCTGATTGTGGTCATCCTGCCTGGCAAAACACCAGTCTATG CTGAGGTGAAGCGGGTTGGCGACACCCTCCTTGGCATGGCAACCCAGTGTGTGCAGGTGAAGAACGTAGTGAAGACGTCCCCCCAGACCCTCTCCAACCTGTGCCTCAAGATCAACGCCAAGCTCGGAGGCATCAACAACGTCCTGGTGCCTCATCAGAG GCCCTCTGTGTTTCAGCAGCCCGTCATCTTCCTGGGTGCGGATGTCACACATCCTCCAGCGGGTGACGGGAAGAAGCCGTCCATCGCGGCGGTGGTGGGCAGCATGGACGGCCACCCCAGCCGATACTGCGCCACGGTGCGAGTCCAGACGTCTAGACAAGACATATCGCAGGTAACAGAG GAGCAACTCTTCAGCCAGGAAGTAATCCAAGATTTGACCAACATGGTGCGAGAGCTGCTCATCCAGTTCTACAAGTCCACGCGTTTTAAGCCCACACGAATCATTTATTATCGCGGCGGCGTGTCTGAGGGACAAATGAAACAG GTGGCGTGGCCGGAGCTGATAGCCATCAGGAAAGCCTGCATCAGTCTGGAGGAAGATTACAGACCGGGCATTACCTACATCGTGGTTCAGAAACGTCACCACACTCGTCTGTTCTGCTCTGACAAAGCTGAGAGG GTGGGGAAGAGCGGTAACGTCCCAGCAGGCACCACGGTGGACAGCACTATCACACACCCGTCCGAGTTCGACTTCTACCTGTGCAGCCATGCTGGAATTCAG GGAACCAGTCGTCCCTCCCACTACCACGTCCTGTGGGATGACAACTGTTTCACGGCCGACGAACTGCAGCTCCTCACCTACCAGCTGTGCCACACCTACGTCCGCTGCACGCGCTCCGTTTCCATCCCGGCACCAGCCTACTACGCCAGGCTAGTGGCTTTCCGAGCCCGCTATCACCTGGTGGACAAAGACCATGACAG TGCTGAAGGAAGCCACGTGTCGGGCCAGAGTAACGGCCGGGACCCCCAGGCGTTGGCCAAGGCAGTTCAGATCCACTATGACACCCAGCACACCATGTACTTCGCCTGA